GCAAGCTGCGCAGCGAGCGCGGCTTCTCGCGCGAGTCGCTGATGGGCCACGACATCGGCGGCAAGACGCTCGGGCTGGTCGGCATCGGCCACATCGGCCGCAGGGTGGCGGCGCTGGCGCGGGCCTTCGGCATGCGGGTGCTGGCGGTCGATCCGCTGCTGCCGGCCGACGAGATCCGCGCGCGCGGCGCCGAGCCGGCGGACCTCGACACGCTGGTGAAGCAGGCCGACGTCGTGTCGGTGCACTGCCCGCTCGACGAGGCCACCCGCGGCATGATGGACGCGAGGCGCTTCGCGGCAATGAAGCCCGGCGCGATCTTCGTGAGCACCGCACGCGGCGGCATCCACGACGAGGCCGCGCTCGCCGACTCGTTGCGCTCGGGGCATCTCGCCGGCGCGGGGCTCGACGTGTGGGACGAGGAGCCGCCGCCGCTCGAGCACCCGCTGCTGGCGCTGCCGAAAGTGGTGGCCACCTTCCACACGGCCGGCGTGTCGCACGAGGGCAGGCGAAACGTGGCCGCGATGGCTGCGGACCAGGTCGTCGAGCTGCTCGCCGGCCTGCGCCCGCCGCGACTGGTCAATCCGGAGGTGTGGGAGCGCTTCCGGGAGCGGTATGCGCAGGCCTTCGGCCGCAGGCCCGGGGCCTGAGCCTCCCGCAACCGGAGCCCCCTGCAGCCGGAGCCGGGGATTGTTGCGGCTGCGTGCCTGTGCTCTACTGGTCGGCGCGGCTCGACTCTCCGGGAGACCGACATGCCCCAGATCGCCGGCGCCTGCCTGTGCGGCGCAGTCAGGTACACGTCCAGTGCGTCGCCGGTCATGGCGGCAATCTGCAACTGCACGCACTGCCAGCGGCAGTCAGGGAGCGCGTTCTCGATCAACATCGCGATCCCCAAGGGTTCCCTCGAGTTCACCGGCGCCAAGCCGGCGATCTTCGAGGACCGGGGCAGCAGCGGCTTGCCGGTCTACCGGCATTTCTGCTCGACCTGCGGCTCGCCGATCTTTTCCGATGTCACGGCCACGCCCCAGCTGGACTGGCTCAAGGCCGGCACGCTCGACGACGCCTCGTGGGTGAAGCCGGTCGCGAGCATCTGGTGCGAGTCGGCCCAGTCCTGGGTCGCGCAACCGGAAGGCATCCCGCACTTTCCGCAGAATCCGCCGCCGTCGGCCTAGGCTCCGGCTAGCTCGCGCCGCGCACCGCGCACCGCGCGCCGCGCGCCGCCCGGCGTGCCGGGCTATAAGGCGCGCCGATAGGCGCAGTCGGAATCTCCTAGTGTTGCCCGGAACAGGGCGGCCCTAGACTGTCCGCTGCCGGCCGGTCGCGAGCCTGCGCGCCGCAGCGGCCCCGATAAAAATGCACCGGATGAGCACGGAGACCTTCGACATCGTCGTCATCGGCGCCGGCGCCGCCGGCATGACCGCTGCCGCCGTCGCCGCGGCCGAAGGCCGGCGCGTGCTGCTGGTCGAGCACGCCAGGCAGGTCGGCGGCACCACCGCGATCTCGGGCGGCATGGTGTGGGTGCCCGCCAACCCCATCATGACCGAGGCCGGCATGCCGGACAGCCTCGACGAAGCGCGCGCGTACCTGCGCAGCACGATGCCGCCGCTCGACGACACGCGCACGCTCGAGGCCTTCCTCGAACGCGGGCCCGAGGCGATCCGCTACCTGGAGGCGAAGACCTCGGTCCGGCTGCAGCCGGTGAAGACCTATCCGGACTACTACCCCGACCAGCCCGGCGCGACCGCCGGCGGCAGGGTGCTCGAGCCGGTGCCTTTCGACGCGTCGGAGCTGGGCCCGGCCTTCGCGCTGCTGCGCCCGCCGCTGCCCGAGTTCATGCTGTTCGGCGGCATGATGATCAGCCGCAGCGACATCCCGCATCTCAGGCGGATGGGGCGCTCGGCGGCCTCG
This genomic window from Zeimonas sediminis contains:
- a CDS encoding hydroxyacid dehydrogenase, whose protein sequence is MDRAVKRVVRFDLWIDPVFDERLAREPDVALEVAALNGDASAAWAALERAHVYQVSAARNELPAQWQVGEALLARCPRLLAVSSGGAGYDTVDVDACTRAGVAVVNQAGGNAAAVAEMTIGLMLAVSRRIAESDRKLRSERGFSRESLMGHDIGGKTLGLVGIGHIGRRVAALARAFGMRVLAVDPLLPADEIRARGAEPADLDTLVKQADVVSVHCPLDEATRGMMDARRFAAMKPGAIFVSTARGGIHDEAALADSLRSGHLAGAGLDVWDEEPPPLEHPLLALPKVVATFHTAGVSHEGRRNVAAMAADQVVELLAGLRPPRLVNPEVWERFRERYAQAFGRRPGA
- a CDS encoding GFA family protein, yielding MPQIAGACLCGAVRYTSSASPVMAAICNCTHCQRQSGSAFSINIAIPKGSLEFTGAKPAIFEDRGSSGLPVYRHFCSTCGSPIFSDVTATPQLDWLKAGTLDDASWVKPVASIWCESAQSWVAQPEGIPHFPQNPPPSA